Proteins from a genomic interval of Synechococcus sp. A15-28:
- a CDS encoding TolC family protein — translation MGRFTATVVLAAGVLAAATAPALSQEEPTLPSALELKGERPQADPTVIPAAATELPEELEDLAAPSNLALPDSPEQVRVQELRPLTLEEALQLAEVNSPRLKAAASQVDQAKSSLRAAISAWYPTVDLSANGLPSYFKSYTYRNPDFVPGVTSPFTGERIEGDPETYGRELRADVNLSVSWDIIDPARVPQIAAARDTFERARDSYLIALRDLRLQAATSYFQLQEADEGVRIGQASVRASLVSLRDARARFNAGVNTKLEVLEAETQLARDRNLLTDRLASQDLARRSLARELDLPQNITPTAATPAAPLGLWEPSLQESIIAAYNYREELDQLILDISIGNSQANASLAAVQPVLSFVNTTTSFRNEGQSGLNSLSDIDMDDYRWGAQNTTALTARWRLFDGGRARAEYRRFKQAAEESANNFAFTRDGIRLEVEQSFISLRSAIQNIETTSSEVLSSRESLRLSQLRVQAGVSTQREVVDNQRDLTNAELRYAQAIREYNTSLAQLRRRTGLDALISCPANNLPAQKPEAEGMVIPIEPTPLKTACPVSSVAGQTEAISQPVQPLW, via the coding sequence GTGGGTCGGTTCACCGCGACTGTTGTTCTGGCTGCTGGTGTTCTGGCGGCAGCTACGGCTCCGGCTTTGAGTCAGGAAGAGCCGACTCTTCCCAGTGCTCTTGAGTTGAAGGGGGAGCGTCCTCAGGCGGACCCAACGGTGATTCCCGCTGCAGCGACGGAACTGCCGGAAGAGTTGGAGGATCTTGCTGCCCCCTCCAACCTTGCCCTCCCCGATTCCCCTGAGCAGGTTCGTGTTCAAGAGCTCCGTCCGCTCACGTTGGAGGAGGCTCTGCAACTGGCAGAGGTCAACAGTCCAAGACTGAAGGCTGCTGCCAGCCAGGTGGATCAGGCCAAATCGTCACTGCGGGCTGCCATCTCGGCCTGGTACCCCACCGTTGATCTTTCAGCCAACGGTTTGCCGAGCTACTTCAAGTCGTACACCTACCGAAATCCAGATTTCGTCCCCGGCGTGACCAGCCCCTTCACGGGGGAACGGATTGAAGGCGATCCGGAGACCTACGGCCGTGAGTTGCGCGCGGATGTCAATTTGAGCGTGAGTTGGGACATCATTGACCCAGCCCGTGTTCCTCAGATTGCAGCCGCTCGCGACACCTTTGAGCGTGCTCGCGACTCCTATCTGATTGCCCTTCGGGACCTCCGTCTGCAGGCAGCGACGTCGTACTTCCAGCTGCAAGAGGCCGATGAAGGGGTTCGGATCGGCCAGGCATCCGTCAGGGCGTCCCTGGTGAGCCTTCGTGATGCCAGAGCCCGTTTCAACGCTGGAGTGAATACCAAGCTGGAGGTGCTGGAAGCCGAGACTCAGCTGGCTCGGGACCGCAACCTGCTGACAGATCGCCTTGCATCTCAGGATCTTGCTCGGCGCAGCTTGGCCCGTGAGCTGGATCTTCCGCAGAACATCACCCCCACCGCAGCTACCCCCGCAGCTCCCCTCGGATTATGGGAACCATCGCTTCAGGAGAGCATCATTGCGGCCTACAACTACCGCGAAGAGCTTGATCAGCTGATCCTTGACATCTCCATCGGCAACAGCCAAGCCAATGCGTCTCTGGCCGCTGTTCAACCGGTCCTCAGCTTCGTGAACACCACCACGAGCTTTCGCAATGAGGGTCAGTCGGGTCTCAATTCTCTCAGTGACATCGACATGGATGACTATCGCTGGGGTGCTCAGAACACCACTGCTCTGACGGCAAGGTGGCGTCTGTTCGATGGTGGACGCGCCAGAGCTGAATACCGCCGTTTCAAGCAAGCCGCTGAAGAAAGCGCAAACAACTTTGCTTTCACCCGAGATGGCATCCGCCTTGAGGTGGAGCAGAGCTTCATCAGCCTGCGTTCGGCCATCCAGAACATCGAAACCACGTCCAGTGAAGTGCTGTCGTCTCGCGAGTCACTGCGGTTGTCGCAGTTAAGGGTTCAGGCCGGTGTGAGCACCCAGAGAGAAGTAGTGGACAACCAGCGGGACCTCACCAACGCTGAGCTCCGCTATGCCCAGGCCATCCGTGAGTACAACACCAGCCTGGCCCAGTTGCGACGTCGTACAGGCCTTGATGCACTGATCTCTTGCCCTGCCAACAACCTGCCTGCGCAAAAGCCCGAGGCTGAGGGCATGGTGATTCCGATTGAACCCACACCACTGAAAACAGCCTGTCCGGTTAGTTCCGTTGCAGGTCAGACTGAAGCCATCTCCCAACCTGTACAGCCCCTGTGGTGA
- a CDS encoding TIGR03279 family radical SAM protein: protein MWNEPSAGVAVSALNPDAVARQPLPAVVDSVEPGSIGEDLGFEPGDQLLSINGIRPRDLIDYRYLCVEEDLHLEVRDAAGELHQVDLEKDADDGLGLAFTEALFDGLRQCNNHCPFCFIDQQPPGHRDSLYLKDDDFRLSFLYGSYLTLTNLTDADWQRIDEQRLSPLYVSVHATEPALRERLLVNPRAGLLMQQLAWFAERDLQIHAQVVVCPGINDGAALDRSLQDLASFAGGDWPAVLSAAVVPVGLTRFRPHDDGLRPVDPACARRVIDQVEAWQKQFQSRLGSRFAWLSDEWYLMAGQPLPPRPEYEDLPQQENGVGTIRAFLESLDQATQDLPQRVPEPRRCSWVVGKIVDSALRPVTERLNRVEGVELQLLGLPSPYWGQDQVVTGLLTGEDLLMGLAGMDLGDELLLPSVMLRQGQPVFLDDMTLDELRGQLPVPIHIVHGAADIVASVLG, encoded by the coding sequence TTGTGGAATGAGCCCTCGGCCGGGGTCGCGGTCTCGGCCCTCAATCCCGATGCGGTGGCCCGCCAGCCCCTGCCGGCTGTGGTCGACAGCGTGGAGCCAGGCTCCATTGGCGAAGACCTGGGGTTCGAGCCCGGCGATCAGCTGCTCAGCATCAACGGCATCCGGCCGCGGGACCTGATTGATTACCGCTACCTCTGCGTTGAGGAAGACCTGCACCTGGAGGTGCGGGACGCCGCGGGGGAGCTCCACCAGGTGGATCTGGAGAAAGACGCCGATGACGGCCTGGGCCTGGCCTTCACAGAAGCGCTGTTTGATGGACTGCGGCAGTGCAACAACCACTGTCCGTTCTGCTTCATCGACCAACAGCCCCCCGGTCACAGGGACAGCCTTTACCTAAAGGACGACGATTTCCGGCTCAGCTTTCTCTACGGCTCCTATCTCACGCTCACCAACCTCACCGACGCCGACTGGCAGCGCATCGATGAGCAGCGACTCTCACCTTTGTATGTCTCCGTGCATGCCACGGAGCCGGCATTGCGGGAACGCCTGCTGGTGAACCCCCGGGCCGGGCTGCTGATGCAGCAACTGGCCTGGTTCGCCGAACGTGATCTGCAGATCCATGCCCAGGTGGTGGTCTGCCCCGGCATCAACGACGGCGCCGCCCTGGATCGCAGCCTGCAGGACCTTGCAAGTTTTGCGGGTGGCGATTGGCCCGCTGTGCTCTCAGCGGCTGTTGTGCCCGTGGGGTTGACCCGGTTTCGCCCCCATGATGATGGTCTCCGCCCGGTGGATCCCGCCTGCGCCCGCAGGGTGATCGACCAGGTGGAGGCCTGGCAGAAACAGTTCCAGTCGCGTCTCGGCAGTCGCTTTGCCTGGCTCTCGGATGAGTGGTATCTGATGGCGGGTCAACCCCTGCCGCCACGGCCGGAGTACGAAGATCTTCCCCAGCAGGAAAACGGCGTCGGCACCATTCGGGCCTTTCTGGAGTCTTTGGATCAGGCCACCCAGGATCTTCCCCAACGGGTCCCCGAACCGCGCCGTTGCAGCTGGGTGGTTGGGAAGATCGTGGATTCGGCTTTGCGTCCGGTCACCGAACGCCTCAATCGCGTGGAAGGGGTTGAGCTGCAGCTACTCGGTTTGCCCAGTCCCTATTGGGGGCAGGACCAGGTGGTGACCGGTCTGCTCACCGGAGAGGACCTGCTGATGGGGCTGGCGGGTATGGATCTCGGGGATGAGCTGCTGTTGCCGTCGGTGATGCTGCGGCAGGGCCAACCGGTGTTCCTTGACGACATGACCCTGGATGAGCTGCGCGGTCAGCTGCCGGTACCGATTCACATCGTTCATGGGGCGGCTGACATCGTGGCCTCCGTGCTCGGTTGA
- a CDS encoding undecaprenyl-diphosphate phosphatase, translating to MADPSLPLSLWQACWRDLVLGIVQGLTEFLPISSTAHLKVVPVLLGWGDPGVSVTAAIQLGSIVAVIAYFRSDLAQVLGGISKAFRHGQWREPEARLGIAMAVGTVPILAVGLAIKLFWDEGYETSPLRIIPSIAVVSIVMALLLAVAERIGPRLKQLLGVSGRDGLVVGLAQVLALIPGVSRSGSTLTASLLDGWQRADAARFSFLLGIPAITIAGIVELKDALAATADAGPLPLVVGILAATVVSWLAIDWLLKFLQRHSTWLFVAYRLLFGVGLLAWWSIHGAH from the coding sequence GTGGCTGACCCCTCTCTCCCCCTGAGCCTGTGGCAGGCCTGCTGGCGAGATCTGGTGCTCGGCATCGTGCAGGGCCTGACGGAATTCCTTCCCATCAGCAGCACAGCACACCTGAAGGTGGTTCCGGTGCTGCTGGGCTGGGGCGACCCTGGCGTGTCCGTGACAGCCGCCATCCAACTGGGCAGCATCGTTGCCGTGATCGCCTATTTCCGCAGCGATCTTGCTCAGGTGTTGGGGGGGATCTCCAAGGCCTTTCGCCATGGTCAGTGGCGGGAGCCGGAGGCACGCCTCGGCATCGCCATGGCGGTGGGAACGGTGCCGATCCTTGCCGTCGGGCTGGCGATCAAGTTGTTCTGGGATGAAGGATACGAGACATCCCCGTTGCGCATCATCCCCTCGATCGCCGTGGTGTCGATTGTGATGGCGCTGCTGCTGGCGGTCGCTGAACGGATCGGGCCCAGGCTGAAGCAATTGCTGGGCGTGTCAGGACGCGATGGCCTGGTGGTGGGTCTGGCCCAGGTGCTGGCGCTGATTCCGGGGGTGTCCCGCTCCGGCAGCACCCTGACCGCTTCCTTGCTGGACGGTTGGCAGCGGGCCGATGCCGCTCGGTTTTCATTTCTGCTCGGCATTCCGGCGATCACCATCGCCGGCATCGTGGAACTGAAGGATGCTCTGGCTGCGACGGCCGATGCCGGACCGCTACCACTGGTGGTCGGCATCCTGGCGGCGACGGTGGTGTCCTGGTTGGCCATTGATTGGCTGCTGAAGTTTCTGCAGCGCCACAGCACGTGGTTGTTTGTGGCCTATCGACTCCTGTTCGGTGTGGGCCTGCTGGCCTGGTGGTCCATCCACGGCGCACACTGA
- a CDS encoding DUF3120 domain-containing protein: protein MIGGTWQLTAPERSWTLAVPRLAAAMVVLPVFLQAPWVRLHPFSATLFTAVLLAVGIVLEQSGERQKAEIGQLLVGFSGSWLAGCLFWGWLRAHPLLHLPVEAFALPLALTGLSTRWRLASAFYLASLLGTAVTDLIMAMTGVMQAWPAVVMAPIDLAPGLLHQAGLELLHPLPLLLLAAAAILILSLGRRCHQQGSTWSMAGAVLITTVWVDGLFLATALLQPGLSGLIE, encoded by the coding sequence TTGATCGGAGGCACCTGGCAACTCACCGCCCCCGAACGGTCCTGGACCCTTGCGGTACCCCGACTGGCGGCAGCCATGGTGGTGCTGCCGGTCTTTCTGCAGGCCCCCTGGGTCAGGCTGCACCCCTTTTCGGCCACATTGTTCACTGCCGTACTGCTGGCAGTCGGCATCGTTCTGGAACAGTCCGGAGAGCGACAGAAGGCTGAGATTGGTCAATTGCTGGTGGGTTTCAGCGGCAGCTGGCTGGCGGGATGCCTCTTCTGGGGATGGCTGCGGGCCCATCCTCTGCTCCATCTGCCTGTGGAGGCATTCGCACTCCCCCTGGCGCTGACTGGCCTCAGCACTCGCTGGCGTTTGGCATCTGCCTTCTATCTGGCGTCGTTGCTGGGGACAGCGGTCACCGATCTGATAATGGCGATGACTGGCGTGATGCAGGCCTGGCCGGCGGTGGTGATGGCACCGATCGATCTGGCCCCAGGCCTGCTCCACCAAGCCGGCCTTGAGCTGCTGCACCCCCTACCGCTGCTGCTGCTGGCCGCCGCCGCCATCTTGATCCTGAGCCTGGGGCGCCGATGCCATCAACAGGGGTCCACGTGGTCGATGGCTGGGGCCGTGCTGATCACGACGGTGTGGGTCGACGGGCTGTTTCTGGCCACAGCGCTGCTGCAGCCTGGCCTCAGCGGTCTGATCGAGTGA